TTTTCTTTACAAATTTGAGCCAGTCCTTATGTTTCGAATCGACACTTTCTGAATCAAAAGAGATTAAGATTTTTCGTTCTTTGCGATCAATTACAACTTTAAATCCTCTATCACTTCTTGAATTTCCGTGAATTGTTTGACGGAAACTCATTTCGCCTTTCGGATATTTCTTCCCGTCCTCCTTATGAGCCCAACCGTAAAACGGCAACAAAATTTGTGGAACAAATTTTACGGCACGGGGCGATGGCTCAATGTGAAAAAGTGTAGTAAGTGATGTTGAGTTTAGGCGCTGCGCTTTTAACTCCCATTCGGCAGCATTCGGAATTGGAAGATTGTTTTCTTTAATTCCGAGTAAATCCTCAAGGGTATTGCCAATACCGCCATGATTTCCTTTTCTCGCATTCGGAATAAATCCCATTTCTGATATTTCTTTGAGCCTTGCGATTAGCACCGGTTTTGTGTAAATGATTGGTTTTGTCATATTTATAAAAGCTTAGCTTGTGATTGATGTTGTTTAATCCTTTTTTTTGCGGATTCGCAATACTCTGGAGAAATATCAATCCCAATATAATCTCGATTAAAATTAATTGCTGAAATAGCTGTTGTACCAGAACCCATGAAAGGGTCTAAAATAATTTTTGAATTGGTTGCAGAAATAACTTTATCAATCAATTTAATAGGAAAAGGGGCGGGGTGACCATTCTTCATCTCTTGTGGAATTTCCCAAATGTCGCCATAAGCATTAGCTTTTTCCGAAAGTTTAAATTTTGGTTTAGCTATTAAATATATAACTTCATAAGTTGGCAAAAAATATCCAGCATTAAAATTAAATCCACCAGCGCGTTTCCATATGATAATTTGACGCACGGGAAAACCACTGACAATATCATGGCGATCTTGTAATAATCCACCCTGAACGCGCCATTTGTGATTATAAAAAATCGCCCCGTCTTCGGGGATCAATCTCATCATTTCGGTTAAGCAATCTCGTTGCCACTTCACATATTTATTATGGGGCATATTGTCGTCGTAGTGCGAATAGCCATTTTGCAAAGCAGCGTTTGCCCACTTTCCGCCACGACCGTCTTTCATTCCGTTTCCAGTAGAATTCTTAAGATTATATGGCGGTGAAGTCACGACTAAATCAACCGATCCATCCGGCATTTTTTTCATCACATCGACAACATCTCCGCAAATGATTTTATTTAAAAACTTGGTAATATCTGACATATTTTGCTTATTAAAGCTCAAATTCATTATAGCGTAGTTTATTCTAAAATAAAAATC
The Parcubacteria group bacterium CG10_big_fil_rev_8_21_14_0_10_36_14 DNA segment above includes these coding regions:
- a CDS encoding site-specific DNA-methyltransferase; this encodes MSDITKFLNKIICGDVVDVMKKMPDGSVDLVVTSPPYNLKNSTGNGMKDGRGGKWANAALQNGYSHYDDNMPHNKYVKWQRDCLTEMMRLIPEDGAIFYNHKWRVQGGLLQDRHDIVSGFPVRQIIIWKRAGGFNFNAGYFLPTYEVIYLIAKPKFKLSEKANAYGDIWEIPQEMKNGHPAPFPIKLIDKVISATNSKIILDPFMGSGTTAISAINFNRDYIGIDISPEYCESAKKRIKQHQSQAKLL
- a CDS encoding nciI, with protein sequence MTKPIIYTKPVLIARLKEISEMGFIPNARKGNHGGIGNTLEDLLGIKENNLPIPNAAEWELKAQRLNSTSLTTLFHIEPSPRAVKFVPQILLPFYGWAHKEDGKKYPKGEMSFRQTIHGNSRSDRGFKVVIDRKERKILISFDSESVDSKHKDWLKFVKKNAGLGELNPYPYWGFDDLEHKAGTKLLNTFYVQAEVEIRRKKEFYHYTKVMMLQKFSFEGFLKALEEGKILVDFDARTGHNHGTKFRMRQDCLPMLYEKTTVII